The Impatiens glandulifera chromosome 8, dImpGla2.1, whole genome shotgun sequence genome includes a window with the following:
- the LOC124912998 gene encoding NDR1/HIN1-like protein 1, whose protein sequence is MVLIKDNEDFDSVTFTDQQEQATKHNTKLIIGIIINLIFISIYLIIRFAHPSKPQFIIQDATVFTFNLSSSLNLLSSTLQITIASKNPNDISGIYYDDLGIYAEYMNQQITYQTDIPRGVYQGRKEIHVWSLFINGTNVPIAPYNVPFLK, encoded by the coding sequence ATGGTGTTAATCAAAGACAATGAAGATTTCGATTCGGTAACATTTACAGATCAACAAGAACAAGCAACCAAACATAATACAAAGCTAATCATCGGAATCATCATCAATCTAATCTTCATATCAATCTACCTCATCATACGTTTCGCCCATCCCTCAAAACCGCAATTCATCATTCAAGACGCCACTGTCTTCACCTTCAACCTTTCGTCGTCGTTGAATCTTCTTTCCTCCACTCTACAAATAACCATCGCCTCCAAAAACCCAAATGACATTTCGGGTATCTATTACGACGATCTGGGTATCTACGCAGAATATATGAATCAACAAATCACTTACCAAACAGACATTCCTAGAGGAGTATATCAAGGACGTAAGGAGATTCATGTTTGGTCTTTGTTTATCAACGGAACCAACGTACCAATTGCTCCGTACAATGTACCTTTTCTCAAATAG